The following is a genomic window from Prunus persica cultivar Lovell chromosome G7, Prunus_persica_NCBIv2, whole genome shotgun sequence.
CCCACCcgagaagaaaagaatgatCCTAGGTACTGTCGCTACCATCAATTCGTGGGACATCCAACTACTGCCTGTCAGAGTCTAAGAAGGATTTTACATGCTAAAATACATGAAGGAGTCCTTGAGCTCCCTTCTAGGAAGCAAACAATTGATGAGGACCCCTTGCCGAAACGAAGGGGCAAAGAGGTAGCTGCTGTCATTACATATTCCGAGGATTTACTCGATGATGATGAATTGTGCCACCCATGGAGGAATGACCCGAAGCCGCCGGAAGCTATGTGGGAACCTTGCGGGAACATGGAGAAGGTGTACTGGTGCAAATATTCGAAGCCGTCAAGTTATAACACGCCATGGCCGCTCGCTGATGGATGGGATGACGACTCAAGTAATCAGATGTTTGTTCAAGACATGCCGGAAGATTGCTACTCGGGGGCTTCATTGGGACAGCAGGAAATAGCTGCCGTAACATTTCACAATGTTACAGAGGCTGAAGCAAGCGTGTTGGGACGTTACCTAAGTCTGAAACAGGGGCCCACAGCTTCACAGTCCCTCCAAAGAAACCCAAAGTTCAAGTCACTCTTTGACCAACTTGGCTTTGGGCCTCAAGCAAGAGAAGCAGCTGCTGTAGCTCTCATGAGCATCTCTGCGGCATCTGACCCTCATTGCTTCACAGTTCAACCACAAAGTTCATTTTTGGGAAATGACAATGCTATCATCTTCACAGACGAGGATATGGAAGTTCCTTACCCGGACCACAGGAGGCCGCTTTATTTGGAGGGGCAGATCAACGATGTGTTTATAAGGAGAGCCTTGGTAGACACAGGTTCCTCTGTCAATATTTTACCCCTATCTATGCTTACAGCAGCTGGCATTCCGCTAACTAAGATCGTGGAATCTCAAACAAGCATCAGCGGTTTCGGGAATAAAAGTGAAGTCACGGTCGGGTATATGCAAGTAAATCTGAAGGTGGGACCAATTCGGTCACTTACAAAATTCTATGTCGTGGATGTGGATGTGGCTTATCATGCGTTGCTTGGAAGACCATGGCTCAATAAACATAAGCTTGTGGTCTCTACTTACCATCAATGCGTGAAAGGAAGAATTGGGCTGAGACCAGTACGCATACCCGGAAATCAAGCACCGTTCAATAAAGATGAAGCCCACTATTCCGAGGCAGAATTTTATACTGAATGCACAGGTACTGAAAGCAACCCATCAAAGAATTTCGGGACGTACCTCCCTTCTTGGACAGAAATTCGTGATTTAAGTAATGAAGAACTCATCACCGTCATCAACCGAGGAAGAAAGAGACACTCGGAAGCTAACAATCATGCCTATGATCATCCCCGGTGCTCAAAAGTAACGCTCCCCGATGGGTGCACCGTGTACCGCTTATGACGGGATTGGGGGCTTAACTGTGTCTTACGGGAAAGCCCCGAGTATGGAGGAGAAGCGATGCAAACCAACGACTGCAAAGATTCAGATGACAAGGCACCTTCACCTTGTGCCTTCCAAGAGCCAATGGTTGCTCCCAAGCACATGCAAGATGGCTCAATGGCAGTAACTGAGCAATTGGAGACAATTGACTTAAGTGATGATCCTGCCGTCCAAAGACCCATTTCCATCGGCATCCATTTAACAAAGGAGGAGAAGGAAGTTTTGGTGCCTTTGTTAAAGGAGTTTCGAGATGTGTTCGCTTGGAGCTACGAAGAAATGCCCGGCCTTGATCCAAAGTTGGTGAGTCACACGTTGAATATTGAGCTGGGTACCAAACCTGTCGTACAGCCCAGAAGGAATTTTCATCCTGAGGTTGAAAAGCAAATCAAGGTGGAAATCGAAAAACTATTAGCTGCTGGATTCATCAAGCCCATCAAGCACCCCACGTGGCTAGCAAATATCGTTCCCGTGAAAAAGAAGACCGAGGTCATTAGAATATGTACAGACTACCGAGACCTCAATCGAGCTTGCCCAAAAGATGAGTTTCCGCTGCCCAACATGGATATATTGATCGATTCAATCTCGGGTCAAGGCATGCTGTCCTTTATGGATGGATTCAGTGGATACAATCAGATCAAAATGTCGCCCAAGGATGCTGAAAGGACAGCCTTTCGAACGCCGTATGGGAATTTCTATTACACGGTCATGCCATTTGGTCTCAAAAATGCGGGTGCCACCTACCAAAGAGCCATGACGGCAGTATTTCATGATATGATGGGAAAAGAGGTGGAGGACTATGTGGATGACCTTGTGGTGAAATCTAAAACCAGACTGGGTCATCATGAGGTTTTAAGGAAGGTGCTGGAAAGGTGCCGGCTATACGGGCTGAAAATGAATCTGAAGAAGTGTGCGTTTGGAGTATCATCCGGTAAATTCTTGGGGTTTCAGGTGCACCAACGCGGCATAGATGTGGATCCCGAAAAGACTAGGGCCCTAAAATCCTTGTCGCCACCAAGGAACCCgaaggaattgaaaagttTCATGGGGAGGCTGTCGTACATTCGACGCTTTATTCCAGGGCTTGCTGCTATGATGAGCATCTTCACCCCTTTGCTCAAAAAGGGCTAATCGTACATATGGAGCAAAGAATGCCAGGAGGCTTACCAGCAAGTGCAGCAACTGATAGCCAGGCTACCCACAATGAGGGCACCTATCCCGGGACTTCCACTCAAGCTTTACTTAGCTGCGACAAATACCGCGGTTGGAGCTTTGCTTGCCCAGGATAGTCATGAGGGGGAAGAAAGCCCCATTTACTATGTAAGCAGACAATTGAAGGGAGCTGAGACAAGGTACCCGAAGACAGAACTATTATGCCTTGCTCTTGTTTATGCTGCGCAGCGATTGCGACCTTACTTTCTTGCTCACAAGCTGCAGCTTATAGTAAAATCCGACCCTGTGAGATACTTGCTCACAAGATCAGTGCTATCAGGACGCCTTGCACGCTGGTTGCTGCAATTGTCTGAGTTTGATATTGTATGTACGACCTCGAAGTCTATTAGGGGACAGGCTGTGATTGATATGTTAGCCCTATTCCCCGAAGTAGAGGAGTCTACTCTGTCCGAAGAAGTATTAGGAGAACTGCCGGAAGTAGTTGCCACTGTTGTAGAAGAAGCGTCATGGACCCTCTACTTTGATGGATCCTCTACAACCAACGGTGGAGGAGCAGGGGTAGTGATTATCAATCCTGAAGGGCAGGCCACAGCTCTCTCATTCAAACTAGATTTCCCATGCACAAATAATGTCGCAGAGTATGAAGCTTTTATCATAGGATTGTCTACGGCAAGGGAAATGGGTGCAGAAAGAGTGAAGGTCATTGGAGATTCAAATCTGGTATTGAGCCAATTGCAAGGGAGCTTTGCTGTGAAAGAAGCGACTTTGGCACCCTATCGTACAGCTGCTGAAAGGCTCATTAATTCCTTTAAGCAGGTTGTGATGGAACACATTCCGGGAGTCACTAATAGGTATGCAGATGCTTTGGCTACACTGGGGTCAAAACTCTCATACGTGTAGGAGCAGCCTAATATTACTGTGGTGAGGAGAGAGACGCCAGTAGTAGAGGCAATGGTCCAGGAGGAGCTGCTGGAAGAAGATGACTGGAGAAAGCCGTTAAGAAAAGAATTCAGTGGAGAAAGCAGCATTAAGGACTTGAAAGACTATGTGCTCATCTTTGGGGAACTCTATAGACGCCTTCCAGGCGGTGTTTTGACTAGATGCGTGGGAATGGTAGAGGCGAGAAGAAGGTTGCAGGAGGTACACGATGCCACCTGCAGTTTGGAACCAGTGACCAGTTTGTATCGGCGCCTGCAGCGTAAGGGTTATTATTGGCCAGAAATGAGGAAACAAGCAGCCGATGTTCAGGCCAATTGTCCCAAATGTTCTACGGTACCCACTACCGAGGAGGCTTTTACTGTGTCACTGGCGGAAGATTGGAGGGCCCCATATCTAGCATTTTTCGTTGAAGGAGCTTTGCCAACCAATTCCAAGCTCGCTTATAAGCTCAAGAAGACGGTAAAAAGATATTTCATGGATGGAGCGACTCTTTGCAGGAAGGGATTTAATGGTGAACCACTACGATGCTTGGAAAGGTCGGAGGCTCATCAAGTCATGCAAGAGATACATGCTGGAGAATGTGGAGAACATCAAGGGATGAAGAGGCTTTATCGGCAGCTGCTGAGTTTCGGATACTATTGGCCTACTATGAAGAAAGATGCACATGACTTTGTTAAGAAATGCCACACATGCCAGGTCCATGCTAATTTAAGCCATAAACCTCCAACACTGTTACAGGATATGCGCACCCCTTGGCCTTTTCATACATGGGGGCTTGATTTGATTGGGACAATCCATCCTCCTTCCGAAGGTTACATATGGATTCTTACAGCTACAGAATATTTCACGAAATGGGTCGAGGCAATTCCTCTTCGAAAAGCCACAGGGGCTGCTGTCTCGAATTTCATTCGAGAATACATCGTGTGCAGATTTGGAATTCCATACAAAATGGTTACCGATAATGGCACGCCTTTTGTCAACAAACAGGTAAGCTCAACACTCAATGGTTACGGTATCAAGCACCGTCGCTCCACACCTTACTACCCACAAGGAAATGGTCAAGCAGAGGCTACCAACAAGACAATATTGAGAATTCTGAGCAAGATGGTATATGAGTATAAGGGGAATTGGAGCATTCATCTGCCGGACGCTTTGTGGGCTTACCGTACCTCACCAAGGGGTGCTACCGGTTTTTTGCCTTACTCACTCGTATATGGGTCTGATGCCATCTCACCTGTGGAAATCACCATCCCCACGGCTAGAGTGTCGGCTGTCAATGATCTTGAATGGGATGCAAAATCATGCTCGGATTGGCGTGTGTTAGACCTCGAAGCAGTGGATGAAAGGAGGATGGAAGCCGAAAGGAAAATGGCACTTTATCACAGGACTACTGCCCAAGCATACAACAGGACCGTTAAGCCTCAAGCTTTCAAGCAAGGAGATCTCATGCTAAAAGTTGTCGAGCATGTGAAAAGACAGATATCGGGACCTTCCAAGTTTGCCCCGCAATGGGAGGGTCCATTCGCAGTCAAAGAAGTACACAGCAGTGGCTATTACCACTTGATCTCTGTCAAGGAAGGCACGCTAACGAATCCcatcaatggaaaatggcTCAAGCCCTACTATTGCTAAGAAGGAATAGTATTTTTATCGTTATATCATCGTATTTATCCCCTCATGCCCTCCTTCTATATCCCTAACTCTCGCTTGGGAAGTTTTTGGTAACATGTACCATTGTGGTGACATGAAAgctgaaatgaaaatgaaggagtattttgaaaaaaaaaaagaaaattgcctTTATATATTCatggtagtttttttttttttaaaaaaaatatacatatatatacatatataaatattatttagcAGAGCACATGCCAAGCCAAAGCCATTTGTATGGGATCCTAAGCCACTAGCAGACCTCATGctttatcaacaaaaaaatatacgCCAAGCTAATTAGCATAAATAAGCATTGAAGCTTCGAGCATGGATCATGCCAAAATTATGGCAGTATCTACCTTATATTAAGACCCAACATGCGGGAAATCTCAAGTGAAAAGTTTCAACCAAGCACTGCATATAATACCAAATAGAAAAGTTACAATgtgtttgacaaaaaaagGGAGGACATGGTTTCCAGCAGTCAGCACATAACAACACTGCAGTGCCAAGCTGTcacaatgcaaattttacaagCCTAAATTCGAGCAAGTTATACAAGCCTAGAGGTAATGTGTTGTTAAGTCTTGAAGGAGATCTCGAAATGTGTCGCGCTAACTGATCCTATACCAAAGCAAAATGTAACCTGCAAAACCAAGAAGAGTGCCGAAAGAGAGTAAGTTGATTTTAAAGGCAGGGTGAAGTAAAGAAGGATGTAAGGTCACAAACCTCAAAAGGTGTCAAGGGTGGCTAGAAGGGAATGGAGGAGGCCTTCTGAGAAGACCTTGTCACTGCTTCTATTATGCAACCAGCACTGTCGGAAGAAACATCTTGAGCAAGAAGAAGGGCACGCAACTCCCTGTGTTGGTTTTCCAGTTCACGCTGCTTGAGAATCAAGGCCTCTATCGCTGCCCTTATGTCTTCAGAACCAGAAAATGACTCCATGCTATGGATAGCTCTTTCCCCGAACACGGCACGTGCTAGGTCCTTTACCAGATTCAGAAGAAATTCTATCCGGAAGCCGAGGGTCAGGGCTTCACAGATTGCGTCCCGCCAGCAAAGAAGCCGATGGTCTGTAATGTCTAGCAGCTGCATAGTATCCATGCCATGGAGCACTAAGCCAAGGGTCCGGAAGGCGGCACTCCGTAAAAAAGAAGACGTGATGCCTGTGATGTCCATAAGATCTCCGTACTTGTCCATGAATCTTCCTAAAACCGCCACTGTTTCAGGATAAACAAGAGCTCCCCGAAAGGGTGCATAGCCGTTAAATTGATGACAAAGCGGCAGGAGCTCATCTGCAGAACGAAGAATCTGGGCACCCCCATCGAAAAAGGCCATGAATGTAGTGAAGGAGTTCTCCCATTCCGACCAAGACGCGCTAAAAGAAGCATGCT
Proteins encoded in this region:
- the LOC109950335 gene encoding uncharacterized protein LOC109950335; the encoded protein is MRAPIPGLPLKLYLAATNTAVGALLAQDSHEGEESPIYYVSRQLKGAETRYPKTELLCLALVYAAQRLRPYFLAHKLQLIVKSDPVRYLLTRSVLSGRLARWLLQLSEFDIVCTTSKSIRGQAVIDMLALFPEVEESTLSEEVLGELPEVVATVVEEASWTLYFDGSSTTNGGGAGVVIINPEGQATALSFKLDFPCTNNVAEYEAFIIGLSTAREMGAERVKVIGDSNLVLSQLQGSFAVKEATLAPYRTAAERLINSFKQVVMEHIPGVTNRYADALATLGSKLSYV